One genomic window of Marinicella rhabdoformis includes the following:
- a CDS encoding caspase family protein codes for MNIKKITMVVILASIVFASADAKRSKKVKKIKEGQITPDQLYIVDCLLPPQIRQLGQNYTYIPPRKPAKLTAKECALRGGEYVAYDEANFATVAKVWKKQADAGDAKAQNYMGELFEKGVAGQPDYASAALWYKQAADQGYSQAQLNLGHLYEQGLGVEKDGIKAINLYRQAAGVKEAKLELVTEQELRDRREKEHQRVLLERQVNSLKGELSKVSDNYNKTQDYIKSANAEMKRLQAELRDNKAGKDAKNRIAELESEVKNLTEKNKESKTLASSLVRKIATEQGQELALNDDFGINVISPEVRLTRGIRSFPVYNKNAEQISIMATVNPPEDVAALSLNQNNIIDRLTDTGIFSADVDLVVGDDTPVSIEAVKKDGSKSIEQFVIVRQVLEQIKPRILSDLFTKRFKKDLGTYHALVIGNNDYSDFENLSTAVNDAQKIGQVLRETYGYKTKVLENASHIDILQTLAEYQEKLGKFDNLIVYYAGHGLIDERQKGYWIPTDADLNDKKTWISNDAITQFMSSMNAKHVMVIADSCYSGTMSGSAIRPFPDEVEENDLLFTSRVKARTVLTSGGLQPVLDSGGNGHSIFAAALLDVLNENEGVMEGYRLFKSLEQQVRLRSKLTGVPQVPEYTAIKHAGHEGSEYYFLPKSI; via the coding sequence ATGAACATTAAAAAAATAACCATGGTTGTCATACTTGCAAGTATTGTCTTTGCGAGTGCTGATGCCAAACGCAGCAAGAAAGTTAAAAAAATTAAAGAGGGTCAAATCACCCCGGATCAACTGTATATTGTTGACTGCTTATTACCGCCACAAATCAGGCAGCTGGGACAAAACTATACTTACATTCCACCCAGGAAACCGGCAAAACTGACGGCAAAAGAATGTGCATTGCGTGGTGGTGAATATGTAGCTTATGATGAAGCCAATTTTGCTACTGTGGCAAAAGTTTGGAAAAAGCAGGCTGATGCAGGCGATGCCAAAGCGCAGAATTATATGGGTGAATTATTTGAAAAAGGTGTCGCTGGGCAGCCAGATTACGCTTCTGCTGCGTTGTGGTACAAGCAAGCGGCTGATCAAGGTTACTCACAAGCACAATTAAACTTAGGGCATTTATATGAGCAAGGTCTGGGTGTCGAAAAAGACGGAATTAAGGCCATCAACTTGTATCGTCAAGCGGCTGGTGTGAAAGAAGCAAAATTAGAATTGGTAACCGAGCAAGAGCTGCGTGACAGGAGAGAGAAAGAGCACCAAAGGGTACTCTTAGAAAGACAAGTCAACTCGTTAAAAGGCGAGCTGAGTAAGGTCAGTGATAACTACAATAAAACACAAGACTATATCAAATCAGCAAACGCCGAGATGAAACGTTTACAGGCTGAACTTCGCGATAATAAAGCAGGTAAAGATGCCAAAAACCGCATCGCAGAACTAGAAAGTGAAGTCAAAAATTTAACTGAGAAAAATAAAGAAAGTAAAACTCTTGCCAGCAGTTTAGTGAGAAAAATTGCAACTGAGCAAGGTCAAGAGTTAGCTCTTAATGATGATTTTGGCATCAATGTGATATCACCTGAAGTTAGGTTAACCCGTGGAATAAGAAGTTTCCCAGTCTATAACAAAAATGCAGAACAAATTTCCATCATGGCAACAGTCAACCCACCAGAAGATGTGGCTGCCTTGAGTTTAAATCAAAATAACATCATAGACCGCTTAACAGATACGGGAATTTTCAGTGCTGATGTGGATTTGGTTGTTGGTGATGACACGCCTGTGAGCATTGAAGCAGTTAAAAAAGATGGGTCTAAGTCTATTGAGCAATTTGTCATAGTACGTCAAGTTTTAGAACAAATTAAGCCACGCATTCTGAGTGATTTATTCACTAAACGCTTTAAAAAGGATTTAGGCACTTATCATGCTTTGGTCATCGGAAATAATGATTACAGCGACTTTGAGAACTTATCAACAGCTGTTAATGATGCTCAAAAAATTGGTCAAGTTTTACGTGAGACATATGGTTATAAAACCAAAGTTTTAGAAAATGCCAGCCACATTGACATTTTACAAACTTTGGCAGAATACCAAGAGAAACTGGGTAAATTTGATAATTTAATTGTTTATTATGCTGGGCATGGTTTGATTGATGAGCGCCAAAAAGGGTATTGGATACCTACTGATGCTGACTTGAATGACAAAAAAACATGGATCAGCAATGATGCAATCACCCAATTTATGTCGAGTATGAATGCCAAGCATGTGATGGTAATCGCCGATTCATGTTATTCAGGAACCATGTCAGGTTCAGCTATCAGGCCATTCCCTGATGAGGTTGAGGAGAATGATTTGTTGTTCACCTCACGTGTCAAAGCGAGAACTGTATTGACATCTGGTGGTTTGCAACCAGTACTGGATTCTGGTGGGAATGGGCATTCCATTTTTGCCGCCGCATTGTTAGATGTGTTGAATGAAAATGAAGGTGTGATGGAAGGGTATCGTTTGTTTAAATCATTGGAGCAACAAGTCCGTTTACGTTCTAAATTAACAGGCGTGCCTCAAGTACCTGAATACACAGCAATCAAACATGCTGGGCATGAAGGCAGTGAATATTACTTTCTTCCAAAATCAATTTAA
- a CDS encoding MipA/OmpV family protein gives MNKFKNYLYCIIFSMIFSQLAYAQADREVMVPLPSIFDFTDGEGWGFGLGLGIEYESAYEGSDEFEVEPDLAGGIQYRTGNNMFFFAGEAIGWRGLRNDTWLLQATLAFEEGREENDSDDGRLDGLGDTEESTELVFEVRKALDADWRYWFDGRLLAGDEGNFLLLGGGMRFGSQNDGSGSELGVGITFHDEDYANREFGITTEQAAASGLAATELDGGFRSIGINYNYRHYLSENWQIFAEAVYEHYGSSEIKDSPITRNDYEAEVGLGFIYVF, from the coding sequence ATGAATAAATTTAAGAACTACTTATATTGCATTATATTCTCAATGATTTTTTCTCAATTGGCTTATGCACAAGCAGACCGAGAAGTGATGGTACCACTGCCATCGATCTTTGATTTCACTGACGGTGAAGGCTGGGGGTTTGGCTTGGGCTTAGGTATTGAGTATGAGTCAGCTTATGAGGGCTCTGATGAGTTTGAGGTTGAACCTGATTTGGCAGGTGGAATTCAATACCGTACGGGCAACAACATGTTTTTCTTTGCTGGCGAAGCTATCGGTTGGCGCGGTTTGAGAAATGATACTTGGTTGTTGCAAGCCACTTTGGCCTTTGAAGAAGGCCGTGAAGAAAATGACTCAGATGATGGTCGCTTAGATGGTCTTGGCGACACCGAAGAGAGCACCGAATTGGTGTTTGAAGTACGTAAAGCGTTGGATGCCGATTGGCGTTATTGGTTCGATGGCCGCTTATTGGCTGGCGATGAAGGAAACTTCTTGTTGCTGGGCGGTGGTATGCGGTTTGGCAGTCAAAATGACGGCAGTGGGTCTGAACTTGGCGTGGGTATCACCTTCCATGATGAGGACTATGCTAACCGCGAATTTGGTATCACTACCGAACAAGCGGCAGCTTCTGGCTTGGCCGCAACTGAATTGGATGGAGGTTTCCGTTCCATAGGCATTAACTACAACTACCGTCACTATCTGAGTGAGAACTGGCAAATCTTTGCTGAAGCCGTGTATGAACATTATGGCAGCAGCGAGATCAAAGACAGCCCCATCACGCGTAATGATTACGAAGCCGAAGTAGGACTCGGCTTTATCTATGTATTTTAA
- a CDS encoding SDR family oxidoreductase: MSFNWKNQTVVLTGAYGGLGHVLAEALSEQGADLVLLGRDSNKLQQLQSALKHTSDVVVGDISDRTTTSALKTLLENKQSPEHMLINNAALSDASFLNNSDEADIENVLKVNLLTPIVLSKQLMPWLQQAEHARIINIGSSFGGIGYPGFSTYCASKFGLRGFTQALNRELINTTVNAQYLAPRAMATGINTSAVNALNEKLGNAVDKPQKIARWIISSIEKNHSEKFYGWPEKLFVKINALLPNMVSKAISKDQKTIQSYLNKKVNS; this comes from the coding sequence ATGAGTTTCAATTGGAAAAATCAAACCGTGGTCTTAACAGGTGCTTATGGTGGCTTGGGTCATGTGTTGGCTGAGGCTTTGTCGGAGCAGGGTGCTGACTTGGTGTTACTAGGCCGTGATTCAAATAAACTACAGCAGTTACAAAGTGCATTGAAACACACCTCAGATGTTGTGGTGGGTGACATTTCAGATAGGACCACAACATCCGCTTTAAAAACACTGCTCGAAAACAAACAAAGTCCTGAGCACATGCTGATAAATAATGCTGCGCTAAGTGATGCTAGTTTTCTTAATAACAGTGACGAAGCTGATATTGAAAATGTATTAAAGGTCAATTTATTGACACCAATCGTTTTATCTAAACAGCTGATGCCGTGGCTACAACAGGCCGAACATGCACGAATAATTAACATCGGTTCCAGTTTTGGTGGCATAGGCTATCCCGGATTCAGTACCTATTGCGCAAGCAAATTTGGCCTCAGAGGCTTTACTCAAGCATTGAACCGCGAATTAATAAATACCACAGTCAATGCCCAGTATTTGGCTCCAAGGGCAATGGCAACTGGCATCAACACATCAGCAGTGAATGCCTTGAATGAGAAATTAGGTAATGCAGTGGACAAGCCTCAAAAAATTGCCCGGTGGATTATCAGTTCCATAGAAAAAAACCACAGTGAAAAGTTTTACGGCTGGCCTGAAAAACTGTTTGTCAAAATCAATGCACTGTTACCCAACATGGTATCCAAGGCCATAAGCAAAGACCAAAAAACCATCCAATCTTATTTAAACAAAAAGGTGAACTCATGA
- a CDS encoding tyrosine-type recombinase/integrase: protein MSLFKPVPLYPVYTELKQIALNDYPQLHSLLNEMNKWQREHFEWGKQYLEYIGRNKSEHSYIRFRNEVERFLLWACFIKEKPIDEYKKSDVLDYADFCWKPPVQWIATHNNDRFIFNDGYFESNKDWRPFKIQAPKSQANKVIEKKQYKPSQQTLTSTFTAVISFYNYLMGEDFVLGNPAQIAKKDCKHFITESQIKEPKRLTEDQWQFVLDTATEMADENPLYERNLFIIAALKVLFLRISELSERPSWSPEMGHFWQDHDDNWWLRVYGKGRKIRDVSVPLDFLHYLKRYRESRQLSSLPISDERSVMVEKIRGQGGMTSRHLRRLVQQSFDHAYEKMSRSVSPTHARKLKEATTHWLRHTGASMEVERGRALKDLSEDLGHASMATTDTVYVQTENKKRAESGKSRKVD from the coding sequence ATGTCTTTATTTAAACCAGTTCCTTTATATCCAGTTTATACAGAACTAAAACAAATAGCTTTGAATGACTATCCTCAATTACATTCACTCTTAAATGAAATGAATAAATGGCAACGTGAACATTTTGAATGGGGAAAACAATATCTTGAATACATTGGTCGAAATAAATCGGAACACTCATACATACGTTTTAGGAATGAAGTTGAACGATTTTTATTGTGGGCATGCTTTATCAAGGAAAAACCAATTGATGAGTACAAAAAGTCTGACGTTTTAGATTATGCAGATTTTTGCTGGAAACCGCCAGTTCAGTGGATAGCGACACACAACAACGACAGGTTTATATTTAATGATGGTTATTTTGAATCAAATAAAGATTGGCGTCCTTTTAAAATACAAGCTCCCAAAAGCCAAGCCAATAAAGTCATAGAGAAAAAACAATACAAGCCGTCACAACAGACACTGACATCGACATTTACAGCTGTTATTTCATTTTATAATTATTTGATGGGTGAAGATTTTGTATTGGGTAATCCAGCACAAATTGCTAAAAAGGACTGCAAACACTTCATCACAGAATCACAAATCAAAGAACCTAAGCGACTGACTGAAGACCAATGGCAATTTGTGCTGGATACAGCCACAGAAATGGCTGATGAGAATCCCTTGTATGAACGTAATTTGTTTATTATTGCTGCATTAAAAGTATTGTTTTTAAGGATTTCAGAGTTGTCTGAACGTCCTTCCTGGAGCCCTGAAATGGGTCATTTTTGGCAAGATCACGATGATAACTGGTGGTTAAGGGTTTACGGAAAAGGCAGGAAAATCAGAGATGTATCTGTTCCTTTAGACTTTTTACATTATTTGAAGCGTTACCGTGAATCACGTCAATTATCATCGTTACCAATCAGCGATGAGCGCAGTGTGATGGTAGAAAAAATCCGTGGGCAGGGCGGTATGACTTCTCGTCATTTAAGGCGTTTGGTTCAACAATCATTTGATCATGCCTATGAAAAAATGAGCAGGTCTGTCTCCCCTACTCACGCCAGAAAGTTAAAAGAAGCAACCACACATTGGTTAAGACACACTGGTGCCAGTATGGAAGTTGAAAGAGGCAGGGCACTTAAAGATTTATCCGAAGATTTAGGCCATGCAAGTATGGCAACAACCGATACTGTGTATGTACAGACCGAAAACAAAAAGCGTGCTGAAAGCGGGAAAAGCAGAAAGGTTGATTAA
- a CDS encoding ATP-binding protein — MKKSNDNKFPDWANQELSLQLPEIISKGENQFVDFKEILERNERMAKEIASFATSNDGMIIIGVDDNDQIVGIQNAHQQATRKNLVERIEKICTGCVLPSVTPEFEFAVIGSHVLLAIKIKKGPEPVYYTNSYVPYLRSHSEARPAKPNEVYQLIKNHIDGVSTNTSAKA, encoded by the coding sequence ATGAAGAAAAGTAATGATAATAAATTCCCCGATTGGGCCAACCAAGAGTTATCTCTTCAACTACCCGAAATAATTTCGAAAGGAGAAAATCAATTCGTTGATTTCAAAGAGATTCTTGAGCGGAATGAGAGGATGGCCAAGGAAATCGCTTCTTTTGCAACATCAAACGACGGAATGATTATTATTGGTGTTGATGACAATGATCAGATTGTAGGCATTCAAAATGCACATCAACAAGCAACCAGAAAAAATTTGGTTGAGAGAATAGAGAAAATTTGTACAGGCTGTGTTCTCCCAAGCGTTACTCCAGAATTTGAGTTTGCAGTAATAGGTAGCCATGTTCTATTGGCAATTAAAATTAAGAAAGGTCCAGAGCCTGTTTATTATACAAATTCATATGTTCCATATCTAAGAAGCCATTCCGAAGCAAGGCCTGCAAAACCAAACGAAGTTTACCAGTTAATTAAAAATCACATTGATGGTGTATCGACAAATACATCTGCCAAAGCATAA
- a CDS encoding AMP-binding protein produces the protein MTNHLGHKVLTAMQSLAKQSPDQCADQHVDQRLNQRLVIHLDNSEAWLQIDAYATELDWVIIPVPYFFSISQIQHLIQQAGVSAIVCDSRALPLYQQLGFQLVEACESGLYLLHKTITELPKLPEGTHKITYTSGTTNEPKGVCLSEAHLAKVGHSLAQATRELGLTKHLSLLPYSVLLENMAATYANQFAGLEIISLPLSQIGMTGSGKLDIVTMTAAIVEHQADSLIMMPQMLKELISYLTAHPIDLGFIKFIAVGGAVCSPHLIQCAHDMGLPVYQGYGISECGSVICLNTEKNAVYGVGKALPHCDIQLAEDGEVLVKGPRFLGYLGCSDYLIQGHSKNHNNYFSTGDIGTIDKAGHLNITGRKKNTIINSFGRNILPDWLEGELLAIPGVHQAVIYGEAKPFLTALCVTQLSKPKLQQAVDRLNQTLPDYARIIKTITIEPFTIQNGQLTSSGKTKHKQIFKTHKNTLEKIYATRTEIISQAI, from the coding sequence ATGACAAATCACCTCGGACATAAAGTGCTGACAGCCATGCAGTCATTGGCAAAACAAAGCCCAGATCAATGCGCGGATCAACATGTAGATCAACGGCTAAATCAAAGACTGGTAATTCACCTTGATAACAGTGAAGCATGGTTGCAGATTGATGCTTATGCCACTGAATTAGATTGGGTCATAATCCCTGTGCCTTATTTTTTTTCAATCAGCCAAATTCAACATTTAATCCAGCAAGCTGGCGTGTCCGCCATAGTCTGTGATTCGCGCGCGTTGCCTTTATATCAACAGCTTGGTTTTCAGCTTGTTGAGGCATGTGAAAGTGGCCTTTATTTATTACACAAAACAATTACAGAACTGCCCAAATTACCAGAAGGTACTCACAAAATCACCTACACATCTGGCACCACCAATGAACCCAAAGGGGTCTGTTTAAGTGAAGCCCATTTGGCAAAAGTAGGGCATTCATTGGCTCAGGCGACGCGTGAATTAGGTTTGACCAAACACCTCAGCTTATTACCATACAGTGTACTTCTTGAAAATATGGCCGCCACTTACGCGAACCAGTTTGCGGGCTTGGAAATCATCAGTTTACCGTTGAGCCAAATTGGCATGACTGGTTCAGGAAAGCTGGACATTGTAACCATGACCGCTGCCATTGTTGAACACCAAGCTGACAGTTTGATCATGATGCCTCAAATGCTCAAAGAGTTGATCAGTTACTTGACAGCGCATCCCATAGATTTGGGGTTTATCAAATTTATTGCAGTCGGTGGTGCTGTTTGCTCACCCCACTTGATTCAATGCGCTCATGACATGGGTTTGCCCGTTTATCAGGGTTATGGCATCAGCGAATGTGGCTCTGTTATTTGTTTGAATACTGAAAAAAATGCCGTTTATGGGGTGGGTAAAGCTTTACCTCACTGTGATATTCAGCTCGCCGAAGACGGTGAAGTGTTGGTTAAGGGGCCAAGATTTTTAGGTTATTTGGGGTGTTCAGATTATTTGATTCAAGGGCACAGCAAAAACCACAACAACTACTTTTCCACCGGAGACATAGGAACAATAGATAAAGCAGGTCATTTGAACATCACAGGCCGAAAGAAAAACACCATCATCAATTCTTTCGGCAGGAATATTTTACCTGATTGGCTGGAAGGTGAACTGTTGGCCATACCAGGGGTGCACCAAGCAGTGATTTATGGAGAAGCCAAACCTTTCCTGACTGCACTTTGTGTGACTCAATTAAGCAAACCAAAATTACAGCAAGCCGTTGATCGGCTTAATCAGACACTTCCTGACTATGCCCGAATCATCAAAACCATAACCATCGAGCCTTTCACCATTCAAAATGGTCAGTTGACCAGCTCAGGTAAAACCAAACACAAACAAATTTTTAAAACTCACAAAAACACATTGGAGAAAATTTATGCAACACGCACTGAAATCATTAGCCAAGCCATTTGA
- a CDS encoding LTA synthase family protein: MYVDRLSGFNDLSQILWGGFRIDVATLFQILTVPYLLILLSLILPRLTSFVDRFTRWWCWSFLIILVLMECATPSFLFEYNARPNRLFFEYLSSPNEVAGMLLKGYFLQMLVAVVLVISSAWLTRSWLKSHDPIHSQRSIKNTLLLLLLIPVFFVAIRSGFQHRPINPAMVAFSQDRLLNTLPLNSTYSVLYAIYQMKNEASASELYGNIDSDRMIEIIRANMTKHAVFTDKNRPTLHTQKASFPFKKKNLIIVVEESLGAQFVGSLGGLPLTPNIDKWKEKSWFFNNLYATGTRSARGLEAITTGFLPSPARAVLKLPKAQSNFYTIAQSMREAGYENSFIYGGESHFDNMKGFFLANGFDFTIDQNDYKNPEFKGNWGVSDGDLFNNAIEYLNKPSDKPKFSLIFSSSNHTPFEYPDNKIEQYDKEKHTVNNAVKYADFALGKFLDELESNDMLKDSIVLVVADHDARVMGDEMVPINRFHIPGFIISEEVGQKVDDTLVSQIDLAPTLLSLLGIETATPMIGQDLTQIEADYQGRAVMQYANNQAYMTEDHIVYLQPEKKPIQYAIKSGNIDFSQAFIPDDTALAHAQFSSWAYNNEKYRLVE; the protein is encoded by the coding sequence ATGTACGTTGATAGGTTGTCAGGTTTTAATGACTTAAGCCAAATCCTGTGGGGCGGTTTTCGCATAGATGTCGCTACTTTGTTTCAAATTTTAACGGTGCCTTACCTGCTGATACTTTTGTCACTGATTCTACCCAGGTTGACAAGTTTTGTTGATCGATTTACAAGGTGGTGGTGCTGGTCGTTTTTAATTATTTTGGTGTTAATGGAATGTGCCACACCTTCTTTTTTGTTTGAATACAACGCCCGGCCCAACCGTTTGTTTTTTGAATATTTGTCCAGTCCCAATGAAGTGGCTGGTATGTTGTTAAAAGGTTATTTTTTACAAATGCTTGTAGCTGTTGTGTTAGTAATCTCGAGTGCATGGCTGACCCGTTCTTGGCTTAAATCACATGACCCAATACATTCACAAAGAAGCATCAAAAACACACTTTTATTGCTGCTTTTGATCCCGGTGTTTTTTGTTGCCATACGATCAGGTTTTCAGCACAGGCCCATCAACCCAGCCATGGTCGCTTTCAGCCAAGATCGTTTGTTAAACACCTTACCGTTGAACTCAACATACAGTGTGTTATATGCCATCTACCAAATGAAAAATGAAGCTTCTGCATCTGAACTTTATGGCAACATTGATAGCGACAGAATGATAGAAATCATCAGGGCTAACATGACTAAACATGCTGTTTTTACAGATAAAAATCGACCCACTTTACACACCCAAAAAGCAAGCTTCCCTTTTAAAAAGAAGAACCTCATCATTGTTGTTGAAGAGAGCTTGGGGGCGCAGTTTGTTGGTTCATTGGGTGGCTTACCTTTGACGCCAAATATTGATAAATGGAAAGAGAAAAGTTGGTTTTTTAATAACTTATACGCCACAGGAACTCGTTCAGCCAGGGGACTTGAGGCCATCACCACAGGCTTTTTACCCTCACCAGCACGTGCAGTATTGAAACTGCCCAAAGCACAAAGTAATTTTTATACGATTGCTCAAAGTATGAGGGAAGCTGGCTATGAAAATAGTTTCATTTATGGTGGAGAAAGTCATTTTGATAACATGAAGGGATTTTTCTTAGCCAATGGCTTTGATTTTACTATTGATCAAAATGATTATAAAAACCCAGAGTTCAAAGGCAACTGGGGTGTTTCAGATGGGGACCTGTTCAACAATGCGATTGAATATCTGAATAAACCGTCAGATAAACCCAAATTCAGTTTGATTTTTTCTTCCAGTAACCACACACCATTTGAATACCCAGACAACAAGATTGAACAGTATGATAAAGAGAAGCATACCGTTAATAACGCTGTTAAGTACGCTGACTTTGCTTTGGGCAAGTTTCTGGACGAGCTAGAATCCAATGACATGCTGAAAGATTCAATTGTTTTGGTTGTTGCCGATCATGATGCCCGCGTGATGGGCGATGAGATGGTGCCCATCAACCGTTTTCATATACCTGGGTTCATCATCAGTGAAGAAGTAGGCCAGAAAGTAGATGATACCTTGGTCAGCCAAATAGACTTGGCACCGACATTATTAAGTTTATTGGGCATAGAAACCGCCACACCCATGATTGGACAAGATTTAACCCAAATTGAGGCTGATTATCAGGGCAGGGCAGTAATGCAATATGCTAACAACCAAGCTTATATGACTGAAGATCACATCGTATATTTACAACCCGAGAAAAAGCCCATCCAATATGCAATCAAAAGCGGAAACATTGACTTCTCTCAGGCCTTTATACCTGACGACACCGCATTGGCACATGCCCAATTTTCAAGCTGGGCATACAACAATGAAAAATATAGGTTGGTTGAGTAA
- a CDS encoding TenA family transcriptional regulator produces MQHALKSLAKPFEKLCKATATEQQQLLSLPVIQQATQGDIKLETYVAFLTQAYHHVKHTVPLLMLTGSKISHQDEWIRTAMAEYIEEEIGHEQWILNDITASGGDAAEVRDSEPAFATEMMVAYAYDSINRIGPLTFLGLVHVLEGTSVLLATHVANSVKNTLGLPNKAFSYLYSHGDLDQGHQKFFEDLINKLSEAQLSEVIKSCKKFYHLYAGIFRGLPVS; encoded by the coding sequence ATGCAACACGCACTGAAATCATTAGCCAAGCCATTTGAAAAGTTATGCAAAGCAACAGCAACTGAACAACAACAACTATTGTCACTGCCAGTGATACAACAAGCCACTCAAGGTGACATCAAATTAGAAACTTATGTGGCATTCTTGACTCAAGCCTATCACCACGTGAAGCACACGGTGCCATTATTGATGCTGACGGGTAGTAAAATTTCACACCAAGATGAATGGATCAGAACAGCCATGGCCGAATACATCGAAGAAGAGATTGGTCATGAACAATGGATTCTAAATGACATCACGGCCTCTGGTGGTGATGCCGCCGAAGTCAGGGATTCAGAACCTGCTTTTGCGACCGAAATGATGGTCGCTTATGCTTATGATTCCATTAACAGAATAGGGCCGTTGACATTTTTAGGCCTGGTCCATGTTTTAGAAGGCACCAGTGTATTACTTGCTACACATGTGGCAAACAGTGTAAAAAACACTTTAGGCTTGCCTAATAAAGCATTCAGTTACCTTTATTCACATGGAGATTTGGATCAAGGTCATCAAAAATTCTTTGAAGATTTGATTAATAAGCTTTCTGAGGCACAATTGTCAGAGGTCATCAAGTCGTGCAAAAAATTCTATCACCTGTATGCCGGCATATTCAGGGGGCTACCAGTATCATGA
- a CDS encoding recombinase family protein, whose amino-acid sequence MGKKIGYARVSTDDQELNLQIDSLKKAGCTEEFIFTDKISGAKSSRPGLDQCLKQLKSGDTLIVWRLDRLGRSMSHLVNLIESLLENNIGFKSVQDGAIDTTTASGELMFNIFSALAQFERRLIQERTNAGLAAARARGRLGGRPKKSANDPKVRMAQEMNKNKSLSINEICSSLEISRATFYRYISLEK is encoded by the coding sequence ATGGGTAAAAAAATCGGATATGCCAGGGTTTCAACTGATGACCAGGAGTTAAATCTGCAAATAGATTCATTAAAAAAAGCTGGCTGTACTGAAGAATTCATTTTCACCGACAAAATATCAGGAGCTAAAAGTTCAAGGCCGGGATTGGACCAATGTCTTAAACAGCTCAAATCTGGTGACACACTGATTGTATGGAGACTTGACCGGTTAGGACGATCGATGTCACACCTGGTAAACCTGATTGAGTCTCTTTTAGAAAACAACATTGGTTTTAAATCTGTCCAAGACGGTGCCATTGACACCACCACTGCATCAGGAGAGCTGATGTTTAACATTTTCTCAGCATTGGCTCAATTTGAACGCAGATTAATTCAAGAAAGAACCAATGCAGGTCTGGCAGCAGCAAGAGCTCGAGGTAGGCTCGGTGGCAGGCCTAAGAAGTCAGCAAATGACCCAAAAGTTAGAATGGCCCAAGAAATGAATAAAAACAAATCATTGTCAATCAATGAAATTTGTTCATCACTAGAAATATCGAGAGCCACCTTTTACAGATACATATCGCTAGAAAAATAA
- a CDS encoding DUF4410 domain-containing protein, with protein sequence MNTKVFISSIALFASFSSFSKTYDCIEVNVFEVDRENISSRAFARAAEIPEETLNIIQTYVRTELNIDKNGLEAKKGAEDLCPSQSSALELKGTVSDYKKGSRVMRYMVGFGAGKQKIQIEAELYDKETGELLKKDRVVDRKIGGLIGGSENKGKRDFAEKMNNFVRTALGMKRSKL encoded by the coding sequence ATGAATACAAAAGTTTTTATATCTTCTATAGCACTGTTTGCTTCTTTTTCTTCATTTTCAAAAACTTATGACTGTATCGAAGTTAATGTATTTGAAGTTGATAGAGAAAATATTTCGTCACGTGCCTTTGCTAGAGCTGCTGAAATACCAGAAGAAACTTTAAACATAATTCAAACATACGTCCGTACTGAATTAAATATTGACAAAAATGGATTAGAAGCAAAAAAGGGAGCAGAAGATTTATGTCCTTCACAAAGTAGTGCTCTGGAATTGAAAGGCACTGTTTCTGATTACAAAAAAGGCAGCCGAGTTATGAGGTATATGGTTGGTTTTGGTGCTGGTAAACAAAAAATTCAAATTGAAGCTGAATTATATGACAAAGAAACAGGGGAATTATTAAAAAAAGACAGAGTTGTTGATAGGAAGATTGGTGGTTTAATTGGCGGAAGTGAAAACAAGGGAAAAAGAGACTTTGCTGAAAAAATGAATAACTTTGTACGTACTGCTTTAGGAATGAAAAGATCTAAACTATAA